CCCAGCTTGTTGATATCCCCATGAATGGCACCACAACTGCCTAATGTATCAGCTGCTACTCCCAGCTTTGGATCATCTGCAGACTTGCTGAAGGTGGtgccctctgctctgcaccaTCAACAAGGTcattaaatcacagaatcaccaggttggaagagacctccaagatcatcgagtccaacccatgccctaacacctcaactaaaccatggcactgagtgccacatccgaTCTTTTTTAAAcccatccagggatggtgattccaccacctccctgggcagacaaTTCCAGTACTTCACCACTCTTTccatgaaaaactttttcctaatatccaacctctATTTCCCTTGGcgcagcttaagactgtgtcctcttgttctatcagctgctgcctggagaaagagaccaccccccacctgactacaaccACCTTTCAGGAAGTtatagagagtgataaggtcacctctgagtctccttttctccaggctaaacaaccccagcttcctcagtcgttcctcatagggcttgtgttccaagtTCCTCACCAACCTTGTCACCCTCCTCTGGACGCGTTCAAGcgtctcaatgtccttcctgaactcAGGGGcgcagaactggacacagcactcaaggtgcggcctcaccagtgccaagtacaggggaagaatgatttccctggtcctgctggccaccctGTTTTTAACACAGGCCAGAATGCCCTTGcccttcttggccaccagggcacactgctggctcatgtttaATCGGCTGTCGACCAatacccccaggtccctttccacctgggcactgtccagccacaccACCCCCAGCCTGTAATGTTGCAGGGGGTTACTGTGGCCAAAACACAGGACTCGGCACTTGGACTTACTAAACTTCATCCTATTGGACTCTGCCCACCCATCCAACCAttccaggtccctctgcagagctctcCTACCTTCCAGCAGATTGACACACGCTCCCAGCTTAGTGTCATCCACAAATTAACTAATGAAAGACTCAGTACCCTCATCCGTgtcatcaataaaaatattgaacagaACTGGCCCCAGCACAGACCGCTGAGGGACCCCACTAGTGAATGGCCACCAAACCATCCCAGCTCCAGTCATCTCCTTAGGTACAAGATGCTTTTCTAcatcattagaaaaaaaaaaaaacaaaggcaagTTCTAGAGTAGCACTTTCCAAGACAGTGACTTTTACCTCGTTTTCTGAGCGAAGTGctgaaaattcacttttttccaaaataatcaTGTCCTTTTTCACACCACCAATATGGGACATTACTTGCTGAAGTGCAATTTCCTTTAAAAGATGGAAGAAGAATCTCAGAACATATCACAACTATAATGCTTTTTCTCATCTGTGCCTACAAATATGAAAGACTATTTTGGTACCCTGAAATTTTTAATTCAGCAATTTCAGATTGATTATCCAAGTTTCAGAAAGCAAGATAGAGTGACAGCGACAAAATAAGCAAGTTAGGCTCAAACGTTGGTAATGTCTGACAAAATTGGCAGTGCTAACACAGATCAGAATAATTCAATTATTAGCCTaggaaacatttgcttttgGCTCAGCTGTCTCTGAGCCAAATGAGGAAAGCTGGCCTTCAATCCAAAATTCCTCAGTGCAACCATACTCTTCTGTAATTACCTCCTTTTTTGCCTCTCCCGGCAAGGAAGTCACTCTGCCTCACTATTCAGAATCCCACACTGACGCTTTGATTTGCTCTTCTAGGTCCATTACACTGAACTGACAGAAGACAAACAAGAATTCTCTGCAACTTTCAAGAATGGAAAAGTCTGTAGGCATTGTTCTAGGTCCTACACTACCACACGTGCAAATAGGAACTGCCTGCTCTACTAAAGATCTTCCTCCAGTAAGTAGTCCCTTGCTTTTGGTTCTGGACTAAGACCCTATAAACCTGACACAGCACCCTAACTTCAGTTTTGTCACAAAATGCTATTCTACCTtgcagcattttattttgaagtagCATCTAAAGATGCCTCTCCAGGCTACCTGACCACaagactaaaaaaaaatggGTCAGTAGTCTGGACACATTACAAAAAGTCTACAGAAAGAGTACTGCATGGACACCTCTTTTCTTACTCCTCAGTGTCTCCAGATTGCTCTTGTTCTCTCTTCTCCTCAGTGGACTCAGCAAACAGAGACCAGAATCTTCCATattctttctcctcttcatgtctatacatacacatacatgTATATCTGTTTTACCCTAAGGTTTTATCTAACCAAGGCAACACTTTGATAATAGCTCTTCCACAACATTACGTATCTTTCTTCCAATTCTCTGTTCTCTTTCTGCAGAAGCCCTTGTGCAAAGACTATAGGAAGTACAGATTTATCATGTGGCCCAGTGTTGATGGCACACACACTTCCTGAGCTGCCATACAAACCTACACATTGCATCTTAATGGCAGAAAGTCACCTGAGGGTCAAATCTAACAGTCTCAGAAAACATCCACTATCAGTAGCAACATTAAACTCAACACAAAGcaacattcattaaaaaaagctAGGCACAGAAGGAGGCTGAGACTGCTTATTGTAAAATACAGCTAACCATGGGAGAAAAGGACCCTTTGACATGGCATTCTCTGAGGGACTGTGGAACAAATTCAGCACAAGAGGATGAAGGACTCCCACATCTGGTCTGCCTACAATCTAAATGCTAGTAAGGATGGCCTGAAACCTCCCTAGATGGAAAGTGGCACAAAATCCACCTTTGCAGTATTCCACTTTTTAATGAGATACCCTTCTGCCAAGACTATTATACTAcagacacagcagctgctgttttCTCATGTCTCAAAACAGCAGCCTTCTTACTATGAAACAGTGTTCAGAAGGTGACCTGGGACTTTGAACCCCAGGCtcacagagcagccccagcgGTTGTACTTCAGCTCGATTCTAATACAACAAAATGTCACTGTGAGACATAGAGATAAACAAAAAAGTCCCACATAACAGGGCGGTAAATAACTGAGTGGATCTGTACTTCCTTGTTACAAGGCTACAAAAGAATACATGTAGAAATTAAAATCCATGCATTGAATACCTCTTATGCCTGCCTAAGCCTTCTCAGTAACTCTGTGTCATGTTACTGTAAGGTTGAAACTAAAAAACTACTTGTGGTTTCCATACCAACCCACAGTACTAAAATCTCAAGGTCCGTCACAACACTTTGGTAACTATCTGATAAACTCAAGACAAAATTAACCAGTCAATAGATACAGAGGAATGTTTGCTCTTCACCTTCAAACTTTTGAAATGCAGTGTCCAACAGCAACAAACAGCAACACATATTTCATTAGCAGGCATACAAggttttaatttacttttaacCCCACCACTGCCTCTGATCTAACCTGCTGTACTTTGGTGACCATGTCCTTGTAAATCATATCCAGGTTGGTGTTCATGATTTTCACTAATGCAGATACAATGACCTCCGACTGCTGAGTAGTGAACCCTAAGCGAAACAAAATGCGACATTCAGAGAGAGATCCAAATCTGGACAGTTTACAGAAACGCCACTTGCTGATATGCAGCACCAAACTACAACAAATGTCGGTTATGAAAGATAATAAAACACAGACCTCTTGATCCACCACTAACAAAAGAACACAGTCAGTACCTCCAAgcttccccaccccaaaactaAGTCTGTGACATAGGATGACTGCTTCCGTAGTGCAGCACTATTATACTATCAGAAGGATAAACAGGGAGTTTTCTAGAGTTACTGTGGAATGTCACCTCTCACATGTGGTTACCTCCACGAGCAAGCAAGAATTCTGACTCTGAAAAGCAGATACTTACTTCATTATACTATAAAACTTCAGTACCACTGAAGATGTACAAAACTCAACAACTAAAAACAAAGCCAACTGCCCTAATTTTAGGTCTGCCAGCTTCTGAGTGCTTATCAGAAACTTTTTAAACTGAATGTACTGGAAACTATAGTAAAACACTGTCCCTAAAAATACCTTCATCTTTTCCACCCTCAAAATGTAGGAGTAAAAATGTCACGAACAAGAGTTAATCATTATGAAAAGAAACACTTGCAAAAGCATGATTATTTCAAACTAACCAGCAGTTCAGCATCAGCAAGCACAGCTGAGAGCAAGTCACTTTCAACAGCTGAGCTGATATAAAAGTTTACTACCAGCAAAGGCTCCCTCTCCACTTATCCCTCCTCCTGACACTCTGACCTGTGCTCACTCAACTGAGCCAGCAGCTCATTAAGTTAGTGTCTCAGAATATCAACCAAGCAGAAGGGTTGGAGAGTTTCCTAAGAAGTTCCTGGCacatggaaaaagaagaaaccatGTGGCAGGGGGAAGGGGACTAGGACCTCTCTGTTTTAGGAATGGAGAGCTGTTACAAGACTCTTCCGGATACTGAGCTTCACTTTTGGGTACCTCTCCCACCTCAGCATTGAATCCAAACTAATCTATTCCCCTATCTATGTTTTAGCATAATACTGTTTTATAGAGAATCCTATGCTCTATCCTAAAAGCTGCACTGTACAAAGTAGCCTGTATTCCATCTGATTGTAACACGTTGATGCATATTCAAGGTGCAATATACTACATACGAAGGAATCcaattaatacattttaaacCACTGTCTTGAAAACTCTGGAGTTTTTTGCTCTCAGttcttaaaatttcatttttttcttagcaTTTGTAACTACCAATAGGGTAATAAATAAGTCCAAACAAAGCTATATAGGCTCACTGTTTCCTTTTTGAAGCCAAAGAAAACCCTTTATGTCCTTACCTAGTATATAGATaagccccaaaaaatccatcAAAACCAAGGTATAACACTACATGTCAAGGAAAAGTAACAAACTCTGTAAACTAAAAAACCACTCATGAAAGACACTAGAAGTAGCTACTTGGTTCAAACAAATTACCATTTGCTTCCAAGAGGCATACCAGCGCATGAGTGTCAAAATAAAGCCTCCTATTTCCCAGTAAGGAAATATTCTCTTTGCTTTGTAAAGATGACGACACAGAGATGCTTacatctggaaaaagaaaaaaaaaaagataaacaaaATCAAAGTTATTTCTTAAGACTATTTTATCAACATGTTTGCTTTCGAGGAGTTTCCCTACTACCTGGAATGTTTTTCACTTATGACAAAGTACTTTGTGTTGAGATTACCACACAGCCTGCTTGGAAGTGAAAAGACATTTGACCAATAAATTCTATGTGCAAGAGCTAGAAAACAGGACACTGCACTACTGCTGCCCTTACAAGATGCTCTCCATGAATACAATGTTCTGGGAAAAATCCCACCAAGTGACAGGGTCCTGCATCTGGTTCCTTTACTGGAATCATCTCAGCAGGTGGGACTTGTGAGCACTTCAAAGCTGTGAGGGCTAAATCCACACGCTCTGTCCCTTCTTTGTTAAAGAAGTGAACCTTCATCACTCgccatttagaaaaaaaagtaatcgcTCACGATTTGCCATTTACTGTTTTTGCAGAAAGACCTTTCAACACTGAATGCCGATATAAGACAGTGCGTTTTTTCCACTGGAATATGTAGTGTATAAAGCACCCTGACAGAATTAACGTGAGGTGGGGCATGAGGTGAGTCGCCAAGAGGCAGAATCTGAGAATCAATTAGCTTGGAAAGACCCTTgcgatcatcgagtccaacctacGAGCAAACAGCcccttgtcaaccagaccatggcactgagtgccacgtccagtctttccttaaacacctctgcggacggtgactccaccgcctccctgggcagcccattccagagTCCAGTCACCTTTTCTGTGAAGatattcttcctaatgtccaacctaaaccgcCCCTGGCGCAGCTTGAGGCTATGTCCTCTTACCCTGTCGCGGGTTGTCTTGAAGAGGCCGACCTGCCCTTTGCTACCCTCtataaggtcccccctgagcctcctttcctccagactaaacagccccaactccctcagctgctccgcATGGGACCTGCGCTTCAGACCCTTCTCCACGCCCACTGCCCGAGCTCTCTGTGCTGTCAGGACACTCCATTCCCAGAGGCTCACCCCGCTCCCCGCGGTGCCGCCGGTTCCCGCCGCCCCTTCCCCACAcggcgccgccgccggggcccgGCTGCGCTGCGGGCGGGCACCGCCAGTCGCCGAGGCAGCGGCGCGCGGGGGACGCGGGCGCGCGGCCGTCACGTGAGGCGCCGTCCGAGCCGCGCGGCCGCGGCCgcaacagcagcaacagcagcgcCCGTCCCCCGCCGCTCGCGGCCGCCTGGGCCCCGGCCATGGCCACGCCACCCGGTCCCGACGGCggaaaaggggaggggaagcagggaaaccgctgccgctgccgccgtCGCCACTATTGGGATACCATCGCCGAGCACACGCCGCCCCGGCGTCTCACTTCCGCCACAGGCGCCGTCCCGCTTCCGCCTCCGGGACGCAGCCGAACACGGCAGGTGACGCCGCCAGCGACGGCGATTGATTCTACGGCTCACGCGGCAGCCGCGGCGAGAagagcggcgcgggcgggcccgggttTCTGCGAGGCGGTGCTTGCGAGGGCGGGGCGGGCTCGATCCGGTGGAGATGGGCAGTCCCCCGGTCATGGAATCGGAAAATCGTGGGGTCATAGCATCGTCAAGGCTGCAagagacctttgagatcatctaGTTCTGCTGCACCGTCAGTGCAGCGCGGCCACTGTAGCCCCATAACTACTAAACCAGACAAACAATTTCAGACAAAACTTGTCGCTGTGCAGTAGAACTGAGATTTCGGGGCTTGAAGTAAGTAATGCGGAGGGGTGGACAACTGCGTGGGTCTGGGGCCTTAACCATTGAACAGGTGCCCTAAGCACTAGAGTGGGTCAACTGTGCTGTGTGTTTCGTTCTGCCAAAAATGGAGGTTTCTGGGAAATACAGGAAAAcaagtttttttccttatgtgCTGTTGTTAAGACACAATATTTGTAGGAAATTAGTAGGAGAAGAGGTCGGTTCATCCCACTGCCATTTTCTCCAGGTAGCACTTATTTCAGGGCAAGTTGATACTTTTTCTGTTAGATACAAGCTCACAGAAGAAAGCATGCAGcaccttttcttcttcctgctagACTCAATAATTACAGCAAATCAGTATGAAGATGGCTTCATTTAGGTGTATCTATATAAACGTAAAGGTAGGTGACCCACCGTGGCTCATGGCAGTGTCACTGCAGCTGAGACTGCATGTGCACAAGGCCAGCAAGCCTTTAGCAGCACCTGCCTCCAGCTGCTGTGGTGATAAAGCAGAACAGTGGAAGCCATTGATGCTTTTACagaataaattataaatattactTCAGTGTACCAGAGTGATATTATTATACTTGCAGACTGCATGAACAGCCATTTCTCAAACCACTTGCACTGTTGATGGTCAGGGACATCAGTGGGCTGACTCTCACAGCCATGTTTGTTTTCATTGTAAGTAAAAGTAGAAATATGCCTAATGTTCACTGCATCTGCTTGGTTGTTCCATGCACACTGCTTGGCAGTAGCACGGCACTAATTGCTGAGATTTGTGAGTCTGCAGGCAGTTGTCTTTTCATTCTATGGATGATTCAGAAACGGGTGCAGTGTATTTTCTTTGATACTTTCTTCAATGATCCCTTTCAAAGCCCTGCACTTGCTATGGCAATTGAAAGGCAAAAACTATGACTACTGAAGTATCTTCTTTTATATCATCTGCCAGTTTGcattttgcagtttgttttttGTGCCTGGACAGGAGGCAGATAATGTGTGTAAGAGGTGCTGTACAGATGGAGGTTCCGACTGCAAACCGAGCCAGCCCATTCAGGGTCAAATGCACCCACACATGCTGGCTATCACACAGTGCCCCTTTTCATCTTCTATAATGAAAGCAAAGGCACTACCACGAGCTACAGAGATCTCCTAGGGCAAAAGAATTTCTATCTTTGTGTCAGAGATcaagattttcattttttttccctttccagtgtcATGTCgccaggttgagggaggtgattctctcCCTCTGGTCAGGTCTTGTGGAACCCCACCTGGAGTAGTGTGTCCACCTAAGTGGTCCCCAACAGatgaaggacatggacctgctggagtgagtccagagcaGGGTCATGAACATAATCAAAGGGCTGGAGAACCTCTTCTACAGGAGAACAGGCTGAAAGAACTGGGACTGTTCACCCTGAAGAAGAgagggctccagggagagcttgTAGTagcttccagtacctaaagggggcctacaggaaagatggggagACTCTAATTACGAGGGCATGTAGTGGCAGGACAGGGGGGACTGGCTTTAAACTTGAAAGACAGttggtttagattagatactagtaggaaattctttactgagAGGGTAGTGAAACACTGGGACAGGTTGTTTagagaggctgtggatgccccatccctggaagtgctcaaggccatgttggatggagctttgagcaacctgatctaatggaaggtgtccctgcccatggcaggggagctgaaactagatggtctttaaggtcctgctccggtttggccaaatttagaaatatatcctctgagagaaggcacaaccacccttcccccaccaggttcgggaaaaataaattttcctcgaaggaaagtgaaggagataaaactatttatttaacaaacccacgagaaaaggaaaataatgctaaataataaaatctctcgctgtggaggaaaaacctgggaaaatgttagagtcctccctttggtctcctcggacctggggcttggcccagggccaggccctctgtgcatggtggaaagtcctcccaatgtgctctgatgttaaagcaatcaagcagtccagtagaaaaggggaaaaatccaaaattccagggaaggaaaaattcagctctcagtctctctccggcaaacaaagcagctgaaccactgtcCAAAAAACAactgtcccaggagcagcaagccgggtgcttcctccctcccctgccacagctggaaacaaattgctatctgtgtgtgaccttgaacaagctgcaaactgctttgaaaaagttttgctcagttttttccttccccctctcaggctcagtttagaggcatagaaaggcacagaaattaatttctgggcataggcagcgatatgggatacacatcataatgtcACCCCAAGACTTCCAACCtaagccattccatgattctatgatcttccATATCCCATTTTTGATCGTTTTCTCCATGTTGAAGATTGTTGTGTACTAATTAGCAGTTAGATTCACTGAGTTCTGGAGGCATCTTCAGTAGGGTACAGTAGCTTCTGGGGCTACTGGGCACTGGGGACTAGTTTCTGCATGAAAAGGCATCAACAGTGCAGTTGCAAGCCAGGAGAGGACAGGACAAAAACTTTCTGCTATTTCATGATTCTAAGTTGCTTAATGCTTGGCTTTAATCTATGCATTACCCCTTGAAAGTTGATAGACCCTGCTTAAAGACTATAAATGAAGCAAATGCTTCGTGTCCTGAAAACTTCATCCCTGCAGGCACACAGCATTCACTGATCTATGAAGTTACAACCCCCTTGGTTGTAAAAGTGAGATctgcagagaaagaagaagtggtGAATGACCTTAAAAACTAGGGTAACAGAAATGGCAAAGTAATGCAAAGTGCAAAATAAGGACTAATTACAACATCTTCTGTACTTTTAAGTGAAAACTGAAGGAGGGTAAAGTGAGCTCTGGGACATATTAGTTGACCCACCAATGTGCTATGGCTGCAAGGAAAGCACATGTAACCCCAAGGTGTATCAAGTAGGATATTTTCAGTGGTTCACCTGGCAAGTTTCATTGACCCTTGAGTATAATGTAATTTCAAGTATGAAATACCATTCTGGTCACTTCAGTATAGTAAAGATGAATCCATATTCAAATTGAGACCCTTGTGTAAACAGGATAATAAAGGGGAGTGAAGCAGGTGATTAAAAAGAAACTGGCTTGTTTaactaagcaaaacaaaacttgaGAGGGGTTCTTGTTTCCATCTGTAAGCAAAATGGAAGagtaaaaataggaaaaaaaaaaagaaaaaagagctaCTGTTTATGTGAAAGAACATTACTGGTAGAAGAACATTTGGTGTAAAGTGGCTGTAAATAAATGTAGATTGGAAATTAAAAGGTTTTTGCGCAACAGTACAGCTTGTGAAAAGCTTCTCCACAGGAGTCAGGAGGGATCAAAAACTGAAATCACTTCTCAGATGAGCGTGGTTCACTTGTAAAAGGGTTTTTACAATGCAGTTCCCTATAATACCAAGAGCCTGGTTCCTGTGCCCTTGCATTAATTCTCTGCTATTGAGGTTCTTCGCTTTCCACCTCAAGCATCTGGGACTAGCCATTGTCAGAGAAAGACTAATGCGCTAGAAGTACCACAAGTACAATCCAAAATAGCATTGACTAGTACTGGTACttacttcaaatattttaacCCAGTAATTGTATAGAGTTCAGGGGGATTAACAGCTGTCAGGGGTGATGAATGCCCCAAACTGTTCTTAATTCTAAGTGGGAAAAGCTAAAAACCTCCCAGGATGGAAAAGAATGAGGGTCACCAGAGCATGAATGCTTTCCCACGTTGAATGGAAGAAAGGGGCTATAACAGCGTTCGAATAAATATGCAAATGATAAGGTGCATTTCGAGTAATTTCACTGCTGTTATGTCAGGGATGAGCGTGCCCCAGTGGTTTTAAAGTGAAGGCAGCACCCTAAACACTGaaggcagaaaacaaaaagatatAATTGTTTTCCTTATCTACAGCAGATAATAGTTTTAAGTACTCAACATCTTCTCCGATTCTTTTCAGGGGGATGCATAGGCGAAGTCCTTCCgctgttattttgttttccttttaggGGACAAATCAGTGATGAGTATGTGATTCCTTCCATGCTATTTGTTTACGCACGCGAACAGGTATTCATGGcttggaaggaagaaaggatcGCTGAGGAATAAAGCCAAAATGATCCTACCCATAGGTGGCAGCAGTAACTGCTGCTGATGCTGCCTGTCAGTGCCGCTCCAATTCAGCCTTGGGACACAGACAGGGTTTTAACCAATTGACCTGATCGTCTGAGTCGCTGAACAGCCATTCCAGAGATCTTAAAATGGGGTCGTGCACCGAACTCCTTGCAGAAACCACCAGCAGAGTGCATCTCCCTGGAAGCTGGTTCAATTGCCAGAAATAACCCTGCTGTGATTCCTTGAAGGAAGGAGGTATAATATTTATTGAAGTGCTACGGTTGACAGCAGTAAGAAATGGCATTTATATTAGAATATTAAATCCTGCTATGTTCTCATTGGATGTGTTTTTCCTGTAGAATGAACAGATAAATACCATCTGTGTTTAAAGCTGTCAAGACTGAGTGCCTTTACAATGGAGG
This genomic interval from Aphelocoma coerulescens isolate FSJ_1873_10779 chromosome 2, UR_Acoe_1.0, whole genome shotgun sequence contains the following:
- the MCUR1 gene encoding mitochondrial calcium uniporter regulator 1 isoform X3; amino-acid sequence: MTPRFSDSMTGGLPISTGSSPPRPRKHRLAETRARPRRSSRRGCRVSRRINRRRWRRHLPCSAASRRRKRDGACGGNVSISVSSSLQSKENISLLGNRRLYFDTHALVCLLEANGFTTQQSEVIVSALVKIMNTNLDMIYKDMVTKVQQEIALQQVMSHIGGVKKDMIILEKSEFSALRSENEKIKLELQQIKKQVMDEITKVRADNKLNLNLEKSRVKELHAQQDRALTQTDRKIDTEVADLKTMLESHKLDNIKYLAGSVFTCLTVALGFYRLWI
- the MCUR1 gene encoding mitochondrial calcium uniporter regulator 1 isoform X1, encoding MTPRFSDSMTGGLPISTGSSPPRPRKHRLAETRARPRRSSRRGCRVSRRINRRRWRRHLPCSAASRRRKRDGACGGNVSISVSSSLQSKENISLLGNRRLYFDTHALVCLLEANGFTTQQSEVIVSALVKIMNTNLDMIYKDMVTKVQQEIALQQVMSHIGGVKKDMIILEKSEFSALRSENEKIKLELQQIKKQVMDEITKVRADNKLNLNLEKSRVKELYSLNERKLLEMRTEIVELHAQQDRALTQTDRKIDTEVADLKTMLESHKLDNIKYLAGSVFTCLTVALGFYRLWI
- the MCUR1 gene encoding mitochondrial calcium uniporter regulator 1 isoform X2 is translated as MAGAQAAASGGGRALLLLLLRPRPRGSDGASRDGRAPASPARRCLGDWRCPPAAQPGPGGGAVWGRGGGNRRHRGERDVSISVSSSLQSKENISLLGNRRLYFDTHALVCLLEANGFTTQQSEVIVSALVKIMNTNLDMIYKDMVTKVQQEIALQQVMSHIGGVKKDMIILEKSEFSALRSENEKIKLELQQIKKQVMDEITKVRADNKLNLNLEKSRVKELYSLNERKLLEMRTEIVELHAQQDRALTQTDRKIDTEVADLKTMLESHKLDNIKYLAGSVFTCLTVALGFYRLWI